Proteins encoded in a region of the Malaciobacter mytili LMG 24559 genome:
- a CDS encoding glycine zipper 2TM domain-containing protein, whose product MKKLLILISTFISFSFAQSQENLEFVRVSYSEPIYEYVTIKRPIQECYEEEYHERVGSSNNSIGLDTIIGATAGVVIGNQIGNGNGRTAAKIVGGLLGGKIANELRGSTNDSYETKYRTRCVTKYEDKKRKKVIKAYKNYFTYDGVEYAKVTNEPLKRVKITKTITF is encoded by the coding sequence ATGAAAAAGTTATTGATTTTAATTTCAACTTTTATAAGTTTTTCTTTTGCACAATCTCAAGAAAATTTAGAGTTTGTTAGGGTTTCTTATTCTGAACCAATTTATGAATATGTAACTATTAAAAGACCTATTCAAGAGTGCTATGAAGAAGAGTACCATGAAAGAGTAGGTTCTTCAAATAACTCAATAGGTCTAGATACAATTATTGGTGCAACAGCTGGGGTTGTAATAGGTAATCAAATAGGAAATGGTAATGGAAGAACAGCTGCTAAAATTGTAGGTGGACTTTTAGGTGGTAAAATAGCAAATGAGCTAAGAGGTTCTACAAATGATTCTTATGAAACAAAATATAGAACTAGATGTGTAACTAAATATGAAGATAAAAAGAGAAAAAAAGTTATTAAAGCATATAAAAATTACTTTACTTATGATGGAGTAGAGTATGCTAAAGTTACTAATGAACCTTTAAAAAGAGTAAAAATTACTAAAACAATAACTTTTTAA
- a CDS encoding c-type cytochrome, whose product MTTTKKILISMALFASSVLFASDGATLYKSCATCHGANGEKAALGKSEIIKGWDSKKIQESLSGYKTGTYGKAMKGVMKGQVARLSDEDIKVLGDYIASFK is encoded by the coding sequence ATGACTACTACAAAAAAAATCTTAATTTCAATGGCACTGTTTGCAAGTAGTGTACTTTTTGCAAGTGATGGGGCAACATTATATAAATCTTGTGCAACATGTCATGGTGCAAATGGTGAAAAAGCTGCTTTAGGTAAAAGTGAGATTATTAAAGGCTGGGATAGCAAAAAAATTCAAGAGTCTTTAAGTGGATATAAAACAGGAACTTATGGAAAAGCTATGAAAGGTGTGATGAAAGGACAAGTTGCAAGACTTTCTGATGAAGATATAAAAGTATTAGGTGATTATATCGCCTCTTTTAAGTAG
- a CDS encoding sensor histidine kinase, translating to MLALKNWDIDLIRSEKRTLLGFFSLYMILCLIILCFFTFIYYSFQKDLLLQEKRTELQNYTSDFTLRLKDLHINFDKYKYYPRDERYNSAIFDSDKKNIFSTLKSKEVDLKKVIYLTNDDKIHFITQPESYYLGTKYVVIEISQSRNWIEELSDFLFYFNGSIFIIMLIIGYFLLNILIKPMKDALYLLDRFIKDTTHELNTPVSTIVSNIEMINKDTLDEKLKKKINRIDIGAKTISNIYDDLTYLTLNNKIVSQNTNLDLSYILKQRLEYFKTLADVKKIVFIKDIDDNISIFIDEKKISKLIDNLLSNAIKYNKIEGFIKITLKKNSLIIEDSGKGMTKEELENLFIRYKRFDKTVGGFGIGLNIVSMIAKEYNLKVIFSSNVNKGTKVEIKWQD from the coding sequence TTGTTAGCCTTAAAAAATTGGGATATAGATTTAATTCGTAGTGAAAAAAGAACTCTTTTAGGCTTCTTTTCTTTATATATGATTTTATGTTTAATAATTCTTTGTTTTTTTACTTTTATTTATTATAGTTTTCAAAAAGACTTGTTACTTCAAGAAAAAAGAACTGAACTTCAAAACTACACTAGTGATTTTACTTTAAGATTAAAAGATTTACATATAAATTTTGATAAATATAAATACTATCCAAGAGATGAAAGGTATAATTCTGCTATTTTTGATAGTGATAAAAAAAATATTTTTTCAACACTTAAATCAAAAGAAGTAGATTTAAAAAAAGTAATATATTTAACCAATGATGATAAAATTCATTTTATTACTCAACCTGAATCTTATTATCTTGGAACAAAATATGTGGTTATAGAGATTTCACAAAGTAGAAATTGGATAGAAGAATTATCAGATTTCCTTTTTTATTTTAATGGTTCTATTTTTATAATTATGCTTATAATTGGATACTTTTTATTAAATATTTTAATAAAACCAATGAAAGATGCCTTATATTTACTTGATAGATTTATAAAAGATACTACACATGAGTTAAACACACCTGTTTCAACTATAGTTTCAAATATTGAGATGATAAATAAAGATACTTTAGATGAAAAATTAAAAAAGAAAATAAATAGGATTGATATTGGTGCAAAAACTATTTCTAATATATATGATGATTTAACTTATCTTACTTTAAATAATAAAATAGTTTCTCAAAATACTAATCTTGATTTATCATATATTTTAAAGCAAAGATTGGAGTATTTTAAAACTTTAGCTGATGTTAAAAAAATAGTTTTTATAAAAGATATAGATGATAATATTTCTATTTTTATTGATGAAAAAAAGATTTCAAAACTAATTGATAATCTTTTATCAAATGCTATTAAATACAATAAAATTGAAGGTTTTATAAAAATTACTTTAAAAAAGAACTCTTTAATTATTGAAGATAGTGGAAAAGGTATGACAAAAGAAGAATTAGAAAACCTTTTTATTAGATATAAAAGATTTGATAAAACTGTAGGTGGCTTTGGAATAGGGCTAAATATTGTATCTATGATTGCAAAAGAGTATAATTTAAAAGTTATATTTTCTTCTAATGTAAATAAAGGAACAAAGGTAGAAATAAAATGGCAAGATTAA
- a CDS encoding response regulator transcription factor → MQRKILLLEDDITLSDTIAEYLQDADFEVICAYDGEEAIEKVYENRFDLLLLDVNVPLLNGFKVLKQIRENQKTPAIFITSLNSMQSLEEGFDSGCDDYIRKPFVLKELLLRVNTILKREYSSKEEIIKIDENLSFNMKSHTLIKNGEVQNLHNKELKLLKLFLLNPNELLVHERIYDHVWEYDEDISDTSLRTYIKNLRKILGKEKIVSLKKLGYRFNS, encoded by the coding sequence ATGCAAAGAAAAATACTTTTACTTGAAGATGATATAACATTAAGCGATACAATAGCTGAATATTTGCAAGATGCTGATTTTGAAGTAATTTGTGCTTATGATGGGGAAGAAGCAATAGAAAAAGTTTATGAAAATAGATTTGATTTATTGTTGCTTGATGTTAATGTTCCTTTATTAAATGGTTTTAAAGTTTTAAAACAAATAAGAGAAAATCAAAAAACTCCAGCTATTTTTATAACTTCTTTAAACTCTATGCAGTCTTTAGAAGAGGGATTTGATAGTGGCTGTGATGATTATATTAGAAAACCTTTTGTTTTAAAAGAGTTATTACTTAGAGTAAATACAATTTTAAAAAGAGAATACTCTTCAAAAGAAGAGATTATAAAAATAGATGAAAACTTAAGTTTTAATATGAAATCTCATACTCTTATTAAAAATGGTGAAGTTCAAAACTTACATAATAAAGAGTTAAAGTTATTAAAACTATTTTTATTAAATCCCAATGAGTTATTAGTACATGAAAGAATATATGATCATGTTTGGGAATATGATGAAGATATAAGTGATACTTCACTTAGAACATATATTAAAAATCTTAGAAAAATATTAGGAAAAGAAAAAATTGTTAGCCTTAAAAAATTGGGATATAGATTTAATTCGTAG
- a CDS encoding DUF1104 domain-containing protein gives MFRFFILTLMIFTFAFSKTNFSEMSNQELIAIMGYVKSNEKKAFEKELQSRVSTMNDKEKKAYIKNLPKLQR, from the coding sequence ATGTTTAGATTTTTTATATTAACTTTAATGATTTTTACTTTTGCTTTTTCAAAAACAAATTTTTCTGAAATGAGTAATCAAGAACTTATTGCAATTATGGGATATGTAAAATCAAATGAAAAAAAAGCTTTTGAAAAGGAATTACAAAGTAGAGTTTCTACAATGAATGATAAAGAAAAAAAAGCTTATATAAAAAATCTTCCTAAATTACAAAGATAA
- a CDS encoding SEL1-like repeat protein: MKTIFFILFLFTFLTAASFEEAAKNLQEKKYLIAYEQFSSLALQDDAKAQFNLGMMNYKGLGVPINKQLAFHWYMQASKNGNFQAQNNLAQLYFLGEVVKKDMQQAIFWFTKSAQSGYALAQLNLAMLYERKNTKENLAKAFYWYEKAANAGVIFAQNNLGKLYYFGQGVKKDLQKAFFWFEKAANAGNALAQINLGMMYYSGEFVDKNYEKAAFWIEQSAKAGNKTAIIKIADLYRKDTKIQQNYEKAFYWYEIAATKYENLKSMYYLGYFYFNGYGVKEDKQKAVYWMKLAALKGHKRAQNFLKINEIND; this comes from the coding sequence ATGAAAACTATTTTTTTTATTTTATTTTTATTTACTTTTTTAACTGCTGCTTCTTTTGAAGAGGCTGCTAAAAATCTGCAAGAAAAAAAATATCTAATTGCTTATGAACAATTTAGCTCTTTAGCTTTACAAGATGATGCAAAGGCTCAATTTAATTTAGGAATGATGAATTATAAAGGGTTAGGTGTACCTATTAATAAACAACTAGCTTTTCATTGGTATATGCAAGCTTCAAAAAATGGTAATTTTCAAGCTCAAAATAATTTAGCACAATTATATTTTTTAGGTGAAGTAGTAAAAAAAGATATGCAACAGGCTATTTTTTGGTTTACAAAAAGTGCCCAATCTGGTTATGCTTTAGCTCAATTAAATCTAGCAATGCTTTATGAAAGAAAAAATACAAAAGAGAATTTAGCAAAAGCTTTTTATTGGTATGAAAAAGCTGCAAATGCTGGAGTAATTTTTGCTCAAAATAATTTAGGGAAGCTCTACTATTTTGGTCAGGGTGTAAAAAAAGATTTACAAAAAGCCTTCTTTTGGTTTGAAAAAGCAGCAAATGCAGGAAATGCTTTAGCTCAAATAAACCTAGGAATGATGTATTATAGTGGAGAATTTGTAGATAAAAATTATGAAAAAGCAGCTTTCTGGATTGAACAAAGTGCAAAAGCTGGGAATAAAACGGCAATTATTAAAATTGCTGATTTATATAGAAAAGATACAAAAATACAACAAAATTATGAAAAAGCTTTTTATTGGTATGAAATTGCTGCTACAAAATATGAAAATCTAAAATCTATGTATTATTTAGGTTATTTTTATTTTAATGGATATGGGGTAAAAGAAGATAAACAAAAAGCTGTTTATTGGATGAAATTGGCTGCTTTAAAAGGACACAAAAGAGCACAAAACTTTTTAAAAATCAATGAAATAAATGACTAA
- a CDS encoding EAL domain-containing protein produces the protein MKRIKEKLINKDSYILLKNIVILTIVFLGLFFFTFYTFFVDFKDELIKDSKKAYFLKIENFDNKIKPLILNHDILALNKQLDELLKTNDFQEITIELNQLIFNKNALILNTPNFSDEKANISDVVVDIKYGEIRKIDNYYELIPSSNLDKTQYLNIRYQAFVEDEVKNLFARFDFKNINKKQKTLKNKIEFPFWFSYIFDTTFKPEVKEIYLNKIKIATISYILEPYNIKYEVYTLVKKLFFYAFIMFFPIILIFNYYNRFVFKKYVTKPLHKLNKILDDILENKFHKIKQKDFDGVQEVTALISKISTISNKLASSVNELNISKETIERKMSTDTLTGLENQKIFELDIKGMFVSSISGYVLIVKIPSLVEFTKLNGSSYTDTFIENFVTIIKNIIYRFSKVDITMYRFYGSEFAIIAKRHDSVKIEEICKAIVNTIVKELSSKYKLPENIINIGATPFDLYGTLNSIMNSVNEAYNIAKNNQPNSFYLITEKQIEHNYATLEKIVSTTIHDANFDVDYASNSYTFGDNKLVMQEVSPLLYDNNQQKLPIGSFVSIAEKINEIVNFDKLVITKVIEYLKYSKATHEIAINLAVDTIANKEFNKWLEKILNENENLKRKIVFSITSYTASHHKHKFKKFVKHVKELGAKVLLKRYNTNDYPLEELENLNLDYLRIDKDYTTNVANDKVKKHKVKNILIFAQLNDMEILTEGVKADNDYALLERLGIYATSR, from the coding sequence ATGAAAAGAATAAAAGAAAAACTAATCAATAAAGACTCTTATATTTTATTAAAAAATATAGTTATTTTAACTATTGTGTTTTTAGGATTATTTTTCTTTACTTTTTATACTTTTTTTGTGGATTTTAAAGATGAGTTAATAAAAGATTCAAAAAAAGCTTATTTTTTAAAAATAGAAAATTTTGATAATAAAATTAAACCATTAATTTTAAATCATGATATTTTAGCTTTAAATAAACAGCTTGATGAACTTTTAAAAACAAATGATTTTCAAGAAATTACTATTGAGTTAAATCAACTAATTTTTAATAAAAATGCACTTATTTTAAATACTCCAAATTTTAGTGATGAAAAGGCAAATATTAGTGATGTTGTAGTTGATATAAAATATGGAGAAATTAGAAAAATCGATAATTATTATGAACTTATACCTTCTTCTAATTTAGATAAAACACAATATTTAAATATTAGGTATCAAGCTTTTGTAGAAGATGAAGTTAAAAATCTTTTTGCAAGATTTGATTTTAAAAATATAAATAAAAAACAAAAAACATTAAAAAATAAAATAGAGTTTCCTTTTTGGTTTTCTTATATTTTTGATACAACATTTAAACCTGAAGTTAAAGAGATTTATCTAAATAAGATAAAAATAGCAACTATTTCTTATATATTAGAGCCTTATAATATTAAATATGAAGTATATACTTTAGTTAAAAAACTATTTTTTTATGCTTTTATTATGTTTTTCCCTATAATTCTTATTTTCAACTATTACAATAGATTTGTATTTAAAAAGTATGTAACAAAACCTTTACATAAGTTAAATAAAATATTAGATGATATTTTAGAAAATAAATTTCATAAAATAAAACAAAAAGATTTTGATGGAGTGCAGGAGGTAACTGCTTTAATTTCTAAAATTAGTACAATATCAAATAAATTAGCTTCAAGTGTAAATGAGTTAAATATTAGTAAAGAGACTATTGAAAGAAAGATGTCTACTGATACATTAACAGGATTAGAAAATCAAAAGATTTTTGAACTTGATATAAAAGGTATGTTTGTCTCTTCTATTTCAGGTTATGTATTAATAGTTAAAATACCATCTTTAGTTGAATTTACAAAATTAAATGGAAGTTCTTATACTGATACTTTTATTGAAAACTTTGTAACTATTATTAAAAATATAATTTATAGATTTAGTAAAGTTGATATTACAATGTATAGATTTTATGGTTCAGAATTTGCAATAATTGCAAAAAGACATGATAGTGTTAAAATAGAAGAGATATGTAAAGCAATAGTAAATACTATTGTAAAAGAGTTATCTTCAAAATATAAACTTCCAGAAAATATAATTAATATTGGTGCAACACCTTTTGATTTATATGGAACTTTAAATTCTATTATGAATTCAGTAAATGAAGCTTATAATATTGCTAAAAATAACCAACCAAATAGTTTTTATTTAATTACTGAAAAACAAATTGAGCATAATTATGCTACTTTAGAAAAAATAGTTTCAACTACAATACATGATGCTAATTTTGATGTTGATTATGCTTCAAATAGTTATACTTTTGGAGATAATAAACTTGTAATGCAAGAAGTTTCACCTCTTTTATATGATAATAATCAACAAAAACTTCCTATTGGTTCTTTTGTTTCAATTGCAGAAAAAATCAATGAAATAGTAAATTTTGATAAATTAGTAATTACAAAGGTAATTGAGTATTTAAAATATTCAAAAGCTACACATGAAATTGCTATAAATTTAGCCGTTGATACAATAGCAAATAAAGAGTTTAATAAATGGTTAGAAAAAATACTAAATGAAAATGAAAACTTAAAAAGAAAGATAGTTTTTAGTATTACTTCTTATACAGCTTCTCACCATAAACATAAGTTTAAAAAGTTTGTTAAGCATGTGAAAGAGTTAGGAGCTAAAGTATTACTAAAAAGATATAATACAAATGATTATCCATTAGAAGAGTTGGAAAATTTAAATCTTGATTATTTAAGAATTGATAAAGATTATACTACAAATGTTGCAAATGATAAAGTTAAAAAACATAAAGTTAAAAATATTTTAATATTTGCTCAATTAAATGATATGGAGATTTTAACTGAAGGTGTTAAAGCAGATAATGATTATGCATTATTGGAAAGATTGGGTATTTATGCTACAAGTAGATAA